The genomic window TCACGGTGCACAACGACTCGTCGGCGGGACTGACGGAGCCGACGCTCGGCGCGGCACCGGATCCGCCGGCCACCATCTGATCATCGCCGATGAGCGACAACTGGGCGCTGCCCGCGCCGCAGAACGTCTGTGCCAGAGCAATGGAACGATCAATGGCGTCTCGGGCCGCGTCGATGACAGTGAGCACCTCACTCACCGTCCTGCGTCGCACAGGATCGGCCACCAGCGCGGCGTCGATAACCCCGTCGTTGCGGTCGGCAGCCCGGATCCGGTCCAGAGTGATACCGACCTGCTCGGCCAGCAACAGCAGAAAAAGCCTCTCGATCGGACTGAATTCCCTGCTTTCCCGGAAGGAGATGCCGAGGACGCCGAGCATGGACTGGCCGGACATGATTGGCAGTGCCGCCAACGCCAGGTATTCGGTGCGTTCCGCTGCCAGCTCCGGATAACGGCGAGCCTTCTCCGTCGGCTGCGAAACCCACTGCGCCCGCCGCTTCCGGGCGGCGTCACTGGCCGGGGTATTGGCCGAAACCGGAAATCGCGACCACTCGGCCAGCAGTTCGGGTGGATAGCCGGCACCGGCCGCGACCGTCAATTCGTCCCCATCGAGGAGGAATAGCACACCGCCGGCGGACTGGGTGGCAGCCTTCGCCTGCGATACCGCGATGACGATCAGCTCGTCCACCGACAGAGCAGCCGAGCAGGCAGCACGCAACATGTCGAGACGCTGGTGGAGCGACTCCGCGTCGTCCGTCGCGACCGGTACAACAGAAGACAAGTTGCCGCTCACCGTTGGCTCCCATTGTGCACGCGTAATAAGGATGGCGTCGTCGCCTGTCGGTATACGGTCTGAGCTTAGGCTGCCCAAGTACCCCGTCAATGCCCGGAGCAGATCGGTCACAGGGCGACCGGCCGGAGACCCACTCCTGGCCAGGTCATCGGCCGAGAAAGGCCAGCCACCGGCGAGTGGAAACCTTCGCGACCTCATATGTGGGGCGCCCGGTCGGGCTTTTACCGCCGGGCATCCCTGGGTGTCGAGTTGAGTAAGATCAGAGTTTCATGAGGCGGAGCCTGCCCGGCGCGAGGAAAGGGCACAGAGAACGCCTGTTCCGGCAGGTCGACTCTCGGTCAGCTGCCACCCGGCCGGCACGACCGACTCCTCCACGAACACGAGCATGCCGCTTGACCAGCACGGATGAGTTTGTCGACACCCGCACCGTCGTGATGGCGATGAAGTCATCAAGAAAAGGACACTCACTACAGGTGTCCTGGCTACCGGTGTGGCACTACCGCCAGTCGCCGCGTTCGCCGCTCGGTCAGCTGTCGATGGTCACCACCGGGGCATCCTGGGTGATCGCCCACTGCAGGGCCTGCCATAGCGTGTCCTCGGGCAGCGGCCGTCGGCGGGTGACAGTCAGAGCCACGGTCACCTTCGCGGACAGGAACGCGCTGCGAGCCCCTGCAGCGGCAAAGTCGGCCACGAGCCCGTGCGCCAGCGCCACCGCCTCATCGTGCCCCAGAACCGGTAGGAAGAGCAGGAAGTCGTTCTCGCCGACCTTGCTCGCGCGGTCCTGCGGCCGCAACCGGGCGCCGAGCAGTTCGACAGCGGCCTGCCGCTGCCGGGTGGCTGTGCGCCCGACCGGCCCCTCGTCGCCACCCGCGTGGGTGATCCGCACGGCCAGCACCGCAACCGGGAGCACGCCGGAGGCGGTGACACCGGTAGCTCCGGCCCATCGCCGCACCCCGGGCTCACCGTTCAGGTCAGTATCACCGCCGGTCTCCGGCTCCGCGACATTCCCGGCGCGGCGCGTGCCGGCGCGCAACCGGGTGTGGTCCTGCTCGGCCCGTGCCGAGAACAGCCGTAGTGCCGCGTCGGCCCGGCTCTCGCCCGGAGTCGCCGGCAGATCGCGGACGCGGTCGACGACGCCGCTCACGGCAGACAGCGCCGCCGGCGACAACCGATCCCCGAGCTGACGGCCCAGCCGGAGCACCTCGTGCAGCGCTTCGTCGCGACGGAAGCTGGAGCGGCCTTCGAAGACGCGCCCGCTCTCCAGAGTGGTCGCGCCAGCCTGAAATTCCTCGAGATCGTGAGCCACCAGAACCGCACCGAATCGCGGCGTCAGCACCACGACGGTCCACTCTCGCGCCAGATCCTCCTTCTCATCCAGCAAAACGGGATGCACGCCGGCTGGCATATCGGGCGCCTGCTCGGCGACCAGGCCCACCACCGTCGCCACGGCCAGGTCCGCTATTCGCTCGTAGACCCGCCGTTCCCGCTCGAAGTACGGCAACCGCTGAAACAGCGCGAAGACCACCATCGGCCCGTCCTCGGCCGCCGCGAGCGCCGCCTGTTCCAGCGCATGCGAGACGGTCACCAGCGTCTTCTTGGTCAGCCGCTGTACGGCCAAAGCGTTGGGCACCGCCGTAGCCTAGGCGTCGATCAGCAAGCTCACGTAGTGGCATCCGCGGCACACCCGGGCAGCGCTCGCCGGGCCGGCCGCCGATCGTGCCATGGTCGGCCTCCGGCGTTCCCGGTGTCCTACGGACGCCCGGACCGGGGGGCCAGTAATCCTCGAGGAGCCACCGAGAGGAGCGGGGCGGCCCGAACACCGTGATGGCCGATGATGGCGTTGACGGCAAGGATCGCCGAGCCGGCGGCACGTTCCATCAGTCCGGCGGGGAAGGGTACGCGGACCCAGTCGCCGGCCAGATAGACGCCGTTCGCGTCGGAGTGCACGCCAGGCCGGGTGGCGTCGCTTCCCGGGGCGAACGCGGGTGCGTCGTCGCCCACGCGTTCGTCGACGTCGATGATGGTCATGCCGGTCGTCTCCGGCCACAGGGATCCGAGTTCGGCCCACATCCTCTTGGTGAGTTCGGCGGCGTCGACACCGTCGGGAGCCGCGTACGCGTGAAGCTCGATCACGCTGCCGCCGCCCCGGCGGGCCCATTGGCCCGCCGCCCGCTCGATGCGGTGGTAGAGCGTGACCGAGTCGAGAGTGGCTTCCCCGGCCACACTGGTGAAGACGCTGCGCTGGGGTGCGCAGTCCTGGGCCGTCCAGATGCGGCTGACCGCGTACGGCGCCGCCGTCCGGACCGTGGCCATCTGCTCGGCGAGCCGGGGCGCGAGTGCGGTCAGCCCCGGGGAGGCGGCCACGATCTCCCGGGCCGAGCGCGGGTCGGCGGCCAGCACGACGTAGTCGGCGGTCAGTTCGGCGCCGCCACGCAGCACCACGGTCCAGCCCGGATCGATCCGGTCGACTGGGGCCTGGGTACGGATCTCGCCGCCGAGCGCCTGCAACTGGTCGGCGAGCGGCGCCCAGATGGC from Actinoplanes derwentensis includes these protein-coding regions:
- a CDS encoding DICT sensory domain-containing protein encodes the protein MPNALAVQRLTKKTLVTVSHALEQAALAAAEDGPMVVFALFQRLPYFERERRVYERIADLAVATVVGLVAEQAPDMPAGVHPVLLDEKEDLAREWTVVVLTPRFGAVLVAHDLEEFQAGATTLESGRVFEGRSSFRRDEALHEVLRLGRQLGDRLSPAALSAVSGVVDRVRDLPATPGESRADAALRLFSARAEQDHTRLRAGTRRAGNVAEPETGGDTDLNGEPGVRRWAGATGVTASGVLPVAVLAVRITHAGGDEGPVGRTATRQRQAAVELLGARLRPQDRASKVGENDFLLFLPVLGHDEAVALAHGLVADFAAAGARSAFLSAKVTVALTVTRRRPLPEDTLWQALQWAITQDAPVVTIDS
- a CDS encoding FAD-dependent oxidoreductase, translated to MNPLLTSARAHRLVRPRADLPRTVDQKVRAVVIGAGIAGMTSALLLAERGIQVTLLERDAQLGGRLAAWPRTVADGSRQMVEHGFHGFFRQYYNLHNVLRRIDPELSFLRPAGPYPVVSRNWPEESFSGLPRRPPANLLALVARSPSLKLRELRGVDGKAAVPLLSYSRAETYRRFDHISAKDFLDTLGMPARARAHLFDVFAHSFFNHQEEMSAAEMIMQFHFYFLRNPEGLDFDAPIQDYETAIWAPLADQLQALGGEIRTQAPVDRIDPGWTVVLRGGAELTADYVVLAADPRSAREIVAASPGLTALAPRLAEQMATVRTAAPYAVSRIWTAQDCAPQRSVFTSVAGEATLDSVTLYHRIERAAGQWARRGGGSVIELHAYAAPDGVDAAELTKRMWAELGSLWPETTGMTIIDVDERVGDDAPAFAPGSDATRPGVHSDANGVYLAGDWVRVPFPAGLMERAAGSAILAVNAIIGHHGVRAAPLLSVAPRGLLAPRSGRP